One part of the Streptomyces ferrugineus genome encodes these proteins:
- a CDS encoding aldo/keto reductase: protein MERRTIGAAALAVGAIGLGCMPMSWAYSSSRQRGEESVRAVHRALDLGSTLLDTADMYGPFTNELLVGRVLKERRQDAFVSTKVGLLVGEQHIVANGRPGYVKRACDASLRRLQTDVIDLYQLHRADPEVPVEETWGAMAELVRAGKVRALGLCAVGARGGRRLGTRLHDATIRQLQRVQQVFPVSAVEAELSVWSPEALEALLPWCEARGIGFLAAMPLGNGFLTGTLTPGEGFEPDDVRARHPRFTAEMMAANQPIVAGLRRIAARHGDAVTPAQVALAWVVAQGRHVVAVPGAKRERWVAQNAGAQGLRLTPEDLVEVAELPGAQGSWD from the coding sequence GTGGAGCGCAGGACGATCGGCGCGGCGGCGCTCGCGGTGGGGGCCATAGGGCTCGGGTGCATGCCGATGAGCTGGGCGTACAGCTCGTCGCGGCAGCGGGGCGAGGAGTCGGTCAGGGCGGTGCACCGGGCGCTCGATCTGGGCTCGACGCTGCTGGACACGGCCGACATGTACGGCCCCTTCACCAACGAGCTGCTGGTGGGGCGGGTGTTGAAGGAGCGCCGCCAGGACGCGTTCGTGTCGACCAAGGTCGGGCTGCTGGTCGGCGAGCAGCACATCGTGGCCAACGGCCGCCCCGGCTATGTGAAGCGGGCCTGCGACGCCTCTCTGCGCCGTCTCCAGACGGACGTCATCGACCTCTACCAGCTGCACCGCGCGGACCCCGAGGTGCCGGTGGAGGAGACGTGGGGCGCGATGGCGGAACTCGTCCGGGCCGGAAAGGTACGGGCGTTGGGGCTGTGCGCGGTGGGCGCGCGGGGTGGCCGCCGCCTTGGGACGCGTCTGCACGACGCCACGATCCGGCAGTTGCAGCGGGTGCAGCAGGTCTTCCCGGTCAGCGCGGTGGAGGCCGAGCTGTCGGTGTGGTCGCCGGAGGCGCTGGAGGCGCTGCTGCCGTGGTGCGAGGCGCGTGGCATCGGCTTCCTGGCCGCGATGCCGCTGGGCAACGGCTTCCTCACCGGCACACTGACCCCGGGCGAGGGTTTCGAGCCGGACGACGTGCGGGCCCGGCACCCGCGCTTCACCGCCGAGATGATGGCGGCGAACCAGCCGATAGTGGCCGGACTGCGCCGCATCGCGGCCCGGCACGGGGACGCGGTCACGCCGGCGCAGGTGGCGCTGGCCTGGGTGGTGGCTCAGGGACGGCACGTCGTCGCGGTGCCGGGGGCCAAGCGGGAGCGCTGGGTGGCGCAGAACGCGGGGGCTCAGGGGTTGCGGCTGACCCCGGAGGACCTGGTCGAGGTGGCGGAGCTGCCGGGCGCGCAGGGATCCTGGGACTGA
- a CDS encoding DUF6191 domain-containing protein → MFNAFEELFAPGRKHTRDEQNRLELTREDVGDNDPGRGPIDLASGKVVVRPPEESGEEGDEDDGKG, encoded by the coding sequence GTGTTCAACGCGTTCGAGGAACTCTTCGCCCCCGGCCGCAAGCACACCCGCGACGAGCAGAACCGCCTGGAACTGACCCGCGAGGACGTCGGCGACAACGACCCCGGGCGCGGGCCGATAGATCTCGCGTCCGGGAAGGTCGTCGTCAGACCGCCCGAGGAGTCGGGTGAGGAGGGCGACGAGGACGACGGCAAGGGGTGA
- a CDS encoding SAM-dependent methyltransferase: MPDIPPPTMEPSDEDLAKRLTHTRYPRSNSYDPRWVIENQMGPNALWLLEWLSPALGLDALRPCARVLDLGCGRAMTSVFLAREYDAQVTAADLWIKPDDNARRVAEAGFADRVLPVHAEAHDLPFAEGGFDAIVSIDAYQYFGTDDLYLPTLTRLLKPGGRIGVVVPALREEPAGFEPPEHLEPWWEPDFWCFHSAEWWRRHWTRSGAVEVETADWLEDGWRDWLLWCEVIAEESPEEFHRTMARRVGEMVRLDEGRALGFVRLVGRRK; encoded by the coding sequence ATGCCGGACATCCCCCCGCCGACGATGGAACCCTCGGATGAGGACCTCGCCAAGCGGCTGACGCACACCCGCTACCCGCGCAGCAACAGCTACGACCCCCGCTGGGTCATCGAGAACCAGATGGGCCCGAACGCCCTCTGGCTGCTGGAGTGGCTGTCCCCCGCCCTCGGCCTGGACGCCCTGCGCCCCTGCGCCCGCGTCCTCGACCTGGGCTGCGGCCGGGCGATGACCTCCGTCTTCCTGGCCAGGGAGTACGACGCCCAGGTCACCGCCGCCGACCTGTGGATCAAACCCGACGACAACGCCCGGCGCGTCGCCGAGGCCGGCTTCGCCGACCGGGTGCTGCCGGTGCACGCCGAGGCGCACGACCTGCCGTTCGCCGAGGGCGGCTTCGACGCGATCGTGAGCATCGACGCGTACCAGTACTTCGGCACGGACGATCTCTATCTGCCCACCCTGACCCGGCTGCTGAAGCCCGGCGGGCGGATCGGTGTCGTCGTGCCCGCCCTGCGGGAGGAGCCGGCCGGCTTCGAACCGCCGGAGCATCTCGAACCCTGGTGGGAGCCCGACTTCTGGTGCTTCCACTCCGCCGAGTGGTGGCGGCGCCACTGGACTCGCAGCGGCGCCGTCGAGGTCGAGACGGCCGACTGGCTGGAGGACGGCTGGCGGGACTGGCTGCTGTGGTGCGAGGTGATCGCCGAGGAGAGCCCGGAGGAGTTCCATCGCACGATGGCCCGCCGGGTGGGCGAGATGGTGCGGCTCGACGAGGGGCGCGCGCTGGGCTTCGTACGGCTCGTAGGACGCCGCAAGTGA
- a CDS encoding GNAT family N-acetyltransferase → MYAIPLGDDGAELRPLEPWHAEEFLAHLERGREFINQYVPFGSKAVDLDTARETLQRYADMRAADTGSLHGLWLEGKLVGGVLFLNFDAENANCEVGCWLEPAGTGRGLVTRAMRVLIDFAVEQRGVHRVEWIASAGNTPSLNVARRLGMTRDGVRRESYPYRGVRHDLEMWSILAPEWREARARAAHGDH, encoded by the coding sequence ATGTACGCGATACCGCTGGGTGACGACGGAGCCGAGCTCAGGCCCCTGGAACCGTGGCACGCCGAGGAGTTCCTGGCGCACCTGGAGCGGGGGCGGGAGTTCATCAACCAGTACGTCCCCTTCGGGTCGAAGGCCGTCGACCTGGACACCGCGCGCGAGACGCTCCAGCGGTACGCCGACATGCGCGCCGCCGACACCGGCTCCCTGCACGGCCTGTGGCTGGAGGGGAAGCTGGTCGGCGGGGTGCTCTTCCTGAACTTCGACGCCGAGAACGCCAACTGCGAGGTCGGCTGCTGGCTGGAGCCCGCCGGCACCGGGCGCGGGCTCGTCACGCGCGCGATGCGGGTGCTCATCGACTTCGCCGTGGAGCAGCGCGGTGTCCACCGGGTCGAGTGGATCGCCTCCGCCGGGAACACGCCCAGCCTGAACGTCGCCCGGCGCCTCGGCATGACCCGCGACGGCGTACGGCGTGAGAGCTACCCCTATCGTGGGGTGCGGCACGACCTCGAGATGTGGTCGATCCTGGCCCCCGAGTGGCGTGAAGCACGCGCGCGTGCCGCTCACGGGGATCATTAA
- a CDS encoding helix-turn-helix transcriptional regulator codes for MLTPVESRSVSPVFVGRAAELETLHDALAGAAAGEPQALVIGGEAGVGKTRLVEEFAGAAAREGAVVVLGGCVEIGADGLPFAPFSTALRALRRELPDELAAAAAGQEEELARLLPELGETAAARGPDRSDEEGMARLFELTARLLERVAAGRTVVVALEDLHWADASTRHLLAYLFRTLRTGRLAVLATYRSDDIHRRHPLRPLLAELDRLRTVRRIELGRFNRAEVGRQIAGILACEPDPAQVDAIFERSDGNAFFVEELAVATHEGSCTGLTDSLRDLLLVRVERLPESAQRVARIVAEGGSTVEYRLLAAVAQLAEDDLIEALRAAVNANILSAAPSGDGYRFRHSLVREAVGDDLLPGERSRLNRRYAEALEADPTLVPAGERVMRLASYWYHAHDPAKALPAVLDASVTARRRHAHAEQLRLLERAMELWDSAPEETRATLRPVDYTEVYPPCGCDPATTPLRYLDLMAEAAVAGRLCGERERALKITKRALHLLEDEGAPLRAAWFWVQRARLVQAQARGDGWKELGTAQDLVRGLPPSEVHAEVLAAAANWSMLRAPGPDAMSAAERAVEYARMVGAEDIELNARLTLGVLMVDAGHIEAGLDQMYEVKDQVLARGLTAVVGRSHVNLPSVLEGIGRSEDSVRILREGLRLTQEWGLRDSEAWIWANLAESLISLGRWDEAAEAALNAQRTGQSVKPRGGASNRLAHLALARGEVAEAARHLAAARASYGTHDPMPQNNLPMSYLALGIAAAEGRLLDARAEAERALSAGFPPGTQRYAWPLLLAAAVAESDARAQALPAAREGRAAFLERLFDTVRRLTTGAPLWLAYEKWTRAELDRAQGRAAPDTWSDVVTAFEALERPYDLAQVRHRLAEALLTIGGDDERARATELLRLTRATAVHLGARPLADATTQLAQRARLTLTTAPPPADPADSLGLTTRERDVLRLVSDGRTNRQIAEELFISPKTASVHVSNILGKLGVSGRGEAAAVAHRLGLFPAEMLTSGMEG; via the coding sequence ATGCTCACCCCCGTGGAAAGCAGGTCCGTCAGCCCCGTGTTCGTCGGTCGCGCAGCCGAATTGGAGACACTGCACGACGCCCTCGCCGGAGCCGCCGCGGGCGAGCCGCAGGCGCTGGTGATCGGCGGTGAGGCAGGGGTCGGCAAGACCCGCCTCGTCGAGGAGTTCGCCGGCGCCGCCGCCCGCGAGGGCGCCGTCGTCGTGCTCGGCGGCTGCGTCGAGATCGGCGCCGACGGCCTGCCCTTCGCCCCGTTCTCCACCGCCCTGCGCGCCCTGCGCCGGGAACTGCCCGACGAACTGGCCGCCGCTGCCGCCGGCCAGGAGGAGGAACTGGCCCGGCTGCTGCCCGAGTTGGGCGAGACGGCTGCCGCCCGCGGCCCGGACCGCTCCGACGAGGAGGGCATGGCCCGCCTCTTCGAACTCACCGCCCGCCTCCTGGAGCGCGTCGCCGCCGGCCGCACGGTCGTCGTCGCCCTGGAGGACCTGCACTGGGCCGACGCCTCCACCCGCCACCTGCTCGCCTATCTCTTCCGCACCCTGCGCACCGGCCGCCTGGCCGTCCTCGCCACCTACCGCTCCGACGACATCCACCGCCGCCACCCGCTGCGCCCGCTCCTCGCCGAACTCGACCGGCTGCGCACCGTCCGCCGAATCGAACTCGGCCGTTTCAACCGCGCCGAGGTCGGCCGCCAGATCGCCGGCATCCTCGCCTGCGAACCCGACCCGGCCCAGGTCGACGCGATCTTCGAACGCTCCGACGGCAACGCCTTCTTCGTCGAGGAACTCGCCGTCGCCACCCACGAGGGCAGCTGCACCGGCCTCACCGACTCCCTGCGCGACCTGCTCCTGGTCCGCGTCGAGCGACTGCCCGAGAGCGCCCAGCGGGTCGCCAGGATCGTCGCCGAGGGCGGCTCCACCGTCGAGTACCGGCTGCTCGCCGCCGTCGCCCAGCTCGCCGAGGACGACCTCATCGAGGCGCTGCGGGCCGCCGTGAACGCCAACATCCTCAGCGCCGCGCCCTCCGGCGACGGCTACCGCTTCCGGCACTCCCTGGTCCGCGAGGCCGTCGGCGACGACCTGCTGCCCGGCGAGCGCTCCCGCCTCAACCGCCGCTACGCCGAGGCCCTGGAGGCCGACCCGACGCTCGTCCCGGCCGGCGAACGCGTCATGCGGCTGGCCAGCTACTGGTACCACGCCCACGACCCGGCCAAGGCCCTGCCCGCCGTCCTGGACGCCTCCGTCACCGCCCGCCGCAGGCACGCCCACGCCGAGCAACTGCGGCTGCTGGAACGTGCGATGGAACTGTGGGACTCCGCCCCCGAGGAGACCCGGGCCACGCTGCGCCCCGTCGACTACACCGAGGTCTATCCGCCCTGCGGCTGTGACCCCGCGACCACACCCCTGCGCTACCTCGACCTGATGGCCGAGGCCGCCGTCGCCGGACGGCTCTGCGGGGAACGCGAACGCGCCCTGAAGATCACCAAGCGGGCCCTGCACCTGCTGGAGGACGAGGGCGCACCCCTGCGCGCCGCCTGGTTCTGGGTCCAGCGCGCCCGTCTCGTCCAGGCACAGGCCCGCGGTGACGGCTGGAAGGAGCTGGGCACCGCACAGGACCTGGTCCGCGGTCTGCCGCCCTCCGAGGTGCACGCCGAGGTGCTGGCCGCCGCGGCCAACTGGTCGATGCTGCGCGCCCCCGGCCCCGACGCCATGTCGGCCGCCGAACGGGCCGTCGAGTACGCCCGCATGGTGGGCGCCGAGGACATCGAACTCAACGCCCGCCTCACCCTCGGCGTCCTCATGGTCGACGCCGGCCACATCGAGGCCGGACTCGACCAGATGTACGAGGTCAAGGACCAGGTACTGGCCCGGGGCCTCACGGCCGTGGTGGGCCGCAGCCATGTCAACCTCCCTTCCGTCCTCGAAGGCATCGGCCGCTCCGAGGACTCCGTCCGCATCCTGCGCGAGGGGCTGCGGCTCACCCAGGAGTGGGGCCTGCGCGACTCCGAGGCCTGGATCTGGGCGAACCTCGCCGAGTCACTGATCTCCCTGGGCCGCTGGGACGAGGCCGCCGAAGCCGCGCTGAACGCCCAGCGCACCGGCCAGTCCGTCAAGCCGCGCGGCGGCGCCTCCAACCGCCTCGCCCATCTCGCCCTGGCCCGCGGCGAGGTCGCCGAGGCCGCCCGCCACCTCGCCGCCGCCCGCGCCTCCTACGGCACCCACGACCCCATGCCGCAGAACAACCTGCCGATGTCCTACCTCGCCCTCGGCATAGCCGCCGCCGAGGGCCGCCTCCTCGACGCCCGGGCGGAGGCCGAGCGAGCCCTGAGCGCCGGCTTCCCGCCCGGCACCCAGCGCTACGCCTGGCCGCTTCTGCTGGCCGCCGCCGTCGCCGAGTCCGACGCCCGCGCCCAAGCCCTGCCCGCCGCCCGGGAGGGCCGCGCCGCCTTCCTGGAACGGCTCTTCGACACCGTCCGTCGGCTCACCACCGGCGCACCCCTGTGGCTGGCGTACGAGAAGTGGACCCGCGCCGAGCTCGACCGCGCTCAGGGCCGCGCCGCCCCCGACACCTGGTCGGACGTGGTCACCGCCTTCGAAGCCCTGGAGCGCCCCTATGACCTCGCCCAGGTCCGCCACCGCCTCGCCGAGGCCCTGCTCACGATCGGCGGCGACGACGAGCGCGCCCGCGCCACCGAACTGCTCCGCCTGACCCGGGCCACCGCCGTCCACCTCGGCGCCCGCCCACTCGCCGACGCCACGACCCAGCTCGCCCAGCGCGCCCGCCTCACCCTCACAACGGCCCCGCCCCCGGCCGACCCGGCCGACTCCCTCGGTCTCACCACCCGAGAACGCGACGTGCTGCGCCTGGTCTCCGACGGTCGCACCAACCGCCAGATCGCCGAGGAACTCTTCATCTCCCCGAAGACGGCCAGCGTCCATGTGTCGAACATCCTCGGGAAGCTCGGCGTCTCGGGGAGGGGCGAGGCGGCGGCGGTGGCGCATCGGCTGGGACTGTTTCCGGCCGAAATGCTCACGTCCGGGATGGAAGGCTGA
- a CDS encoding PQQ-dependent sugar dehydrogenase, producing the protein MTAVLAAAALLLAAGCSSDDGESPGKNGSAESSTTSGADASPTGRAAEETPPAQGSVKVVRTVAEGLNSPWGLAPLPDGDLLVSSRDDATITRVDGESGKKAELGEVPGVSPAGEGGLMGLALSPDYASDHMVYAYFTSASDNRIVRMLYDEQRPSGDQLGAPDTIFKGIPKGFIHNGGRIAFGPDKMLYAGTGESGDTGLSQDRKSLGGKILRLTPEGEPAPGNPFPDSPVYSYGHRNVQGLAWDSQQRLFASEFGQDTWDELNAIKPGDNYGWPEAEGKSDDSEYHNPLAQWGTDDASPSGAAYAEGSIWMAGLKGQRLWRIPLNGTEASADPQAFLEGEYGRLRTVVPAGGDKLWLMTSNTDGRGDPKDGDDRILELRVT; encoded by the coding sequence GTGACGGCCGTATTGGCCGCTGCCGCACTCCTGCTGGCGGCCGGCTGTTCCTCCGACGACGGGGAATCGCCGGGCAAGAACGGGAGCGCGGAATCGAGCACCACCTCGGGAGCGGACGCCTCGCCCACCGGCCGGGCGGCCGAGGAGACCCCGCCGGCACAGGGCTCGGTGAAGGTGGTGCGCACGGTCGCCGAGGGCCTGAACTCCCCGTGGGGCCTGGCCCCGCTCCCTGACGGGGACCTGCTGGTCTCCTCCCGCGACGACGCCACGATCACCCGGGTCGACGGGGAGAGCGGCAAGAAGGCCGAGCTGGGCGAGGTGCCCGGGGTGTCGCCGGCGGGCGAGGGCGGACTGATGGGCCTGGCACTGTCGCCGGACTACGCCTCGGACCACATGGTCTACGCCTACTTCACCTCGGCCTCGGACAACCGCATCGTCCGCATGCTGTACGACGAGCAGCGCCCGTCCGGCGACCAGCTCGGCGCGCCCGACACGATCTTCAAGGGCATCCCCAAGGGCTTCATCCACAACGGCGGCCGGATCGCCTTCGGCCCGGACAAGATGCTCTACGCGGGCACGGGAGAGAGCGGTGACACGGGCCTGTCCCAGGACAGGAAGTCCCTGGGCGGCAAGATCCTGCGCCTGACCCCGGAGGGCGAACCGGCTCCCGGCAACCCCTTCCCGGACTCGCCCGTGTACTCCTACGGCCACCGCAATGTGCAGGGCCTGGCCTGGGACTCCCAACAGCGCCTGTTCGCCTCCGAGTTCGGCCAGGACACCTGGGACGAGCTGAACGCGATCAAGCCGGGCGACAACTACGGCTGGCCGGAGGCCGAGGGCAAGTCGGACGACTCCGAGTACCACAACCCGCTGGCCCAGTGGGGCACCGACGACGCCTCCCCCAGCGGCGCCGCCTACGCCGAGGGCTCCATATGGATGGCCGGCCTGAAGGGCCAGCGCCTGTGGCGCATTCCGCTGAACGGCACGGAGGCGTCGGCGGACCCGCAGGCCTTCCTGGAGGGCGAGTACGGCCGGCTGCGCACGGTCGTCCCGGCGGGCGGCGACAAGCTGTGGCTGATGACCAGCAACACGGACGGACGCGGCGACCCCAAGGACGGGGACGACCGGATACTGGAGCTGCGGGTGACCTGA
- a CDS encoding MMPL family transporter, which translates to MAALARWCVQRRLVAVLLWLLAFGGVSAAAVVTGTAYSNDYHVPGTESGRATQLLQEGFPGLGGDSDTVVWHTGSGTVHAADVEQTMTRALDEIAELPGVAAVGSPYDKQGAAQISGDGHTAYATVTFDDRAENLVSGEAQAVVDAAKDAETDGLQVELGGSAVALTESADGHVAEIVGVAVAAVVLFLAFGSLAASLLPIATALVSVGTAYAGIVLLGHAMTVADFAPMLGMLIGLGVGIDYALFIVTRHRRGLKRGLPVAESITNAVATTGRAVVFAGATVCIALLGMLILQLGFLNGVAIAASLTVVLTVAASVTLLPALLSFIGMRALSRRERRRLTEHGPEPELPTGFAARWSAFVERHPKALGALALAVITLLALPTLGLRLGTSDQGNGPETSTTRQAYDLIADGFGPGVNGPLTLVTKVDGGDDTLALDNLDATLRATEGVASVTPVTYNAGGDTAYLTVVPESSPQSRQTSDLVDRLRDDILPRAETGTSLDVHVGGMTAGYDDFAEVIVGKLPLFVGVVIGLGCLLLLLAFRSVGIPLKAAAMNVAAVAAAFGVVVAIFQWGWGSELLGLGRAGPIEPFLPVIMVSVLFGLSMDYQVFLVSRMYEEWLETGDNRRAVRVGLAETSRVINSAAVIMISVFLAFVLSGDRVIAMFGIALAAAVALDAFVLRTLLVPALMHLLGGANWWLPRWLDKRMPRISIEPPESRVAHERLTDVVAELEKEQQGDVRDTAG; encoded by the coding sequence GTGGCAGCTCTTGCACGCTGGTGTGTCCAACGCCGCCTCGTCGCCGTATTGCTCTGGCTGCTCGCCTTCGGCGGGGTGAGCGCGGCCGCCGTCGTCACGGGCACCGCGTACTCGAACGACTACCACGTCCCCGGCACCGAGTCGGGCCGCGCCACCCAGCTCCTTCAGGAGGGCTTCCCCGGCCTCGGCGGCGACAGCGACACCGTTGTCTGGCACACCGGGTCCGGCACCGTCCACGCCGCCGACGTCGAGCAGACCATGACGCGCGCCCTGGACGAGATCGCCGAACTGCCCGGCGTCGCGGCCGTCGGCAGCCCGTACGACAAGCAGGGCGCCGCCCAGATCAGCGGGGACGGGCACACGGCGTACGCCACCGTCACCTTCGACGACCGCGCCGAGAACCTCGTCAGCGGCGAGGCGCAGGCCGTCGTGGACGCGGCCAAGGACGCCGAGACCGACGGGCTCCAGGTGGAGCTGGGCGGCAGCGCCGTCGCGCTCACCGAGTCCGCCGACGGGCATGTCGCCGAGATCGTCGGGGTGGCCGTCGCCGCGGTCGTCCTGTTCCTGGCCTTCGGCTCGCTCGCCGCGTCGCTGCTGCCCATCGCCACCGCGCTGGTCAGCGTCGGCACCGCGTACGCCGGGATCGTGCTCCTCGGGCACGCCATGACCGTCGCCGACTTCGCGCCCATGCTCGGCATGCTCATCGGGCTGGGTGTCGGCATCGACTACGCCCTGTTCATCGTCACCCGGCACCGGCGCGGGCTGAAACGCGGGCTGCCCGTCGCCGAGTCCATCACGAACGCCGTGGCGACCACCGGACGGGCCGTGGTGTTCGCGGGCGCGACGGTGTGCATAGCCCTGCTCGGGATGCTGATCCTGCAGCTCGGCTTCCTCAACGGCGTGGCGATAGCAGCCTCGCTGACCGTGGTCCTCACGGTCGCCGCCTCCGTGACCCTGCTGCCCGCCCTGCTGTCGTTCATCGGCATGCGCGCCCTCAGCCGCCGCGAGCGGCGCCGCCTCACCGAGCACGGCCCCGAGCCCGAGCTGCCGACCGGGTTCGCCGCCCGCTGGTCGGCGTTCGTCGAGCGCCACCCCAAGGCGCTCGGCGCCCTCGCCCTGGCCGTCATCACGCTCCTCGCACTGCCCACCCTCGGCCTGCGCCTGGGCACCTCCGACCAGGGCAACGGCCCGGAGACCTCCACCACCCGCCAGGCCTACGACCTCATAGCCGACGGCTTCGGCCCCGGCGTGAACGGCCCGCTCACCCTCGTCACCAAGGTCGACGGCGGCGACGACACGCTCGCCCTCGACAACCTCGACGCCACCCTGCGCGCCACTGAGGGCGTCGCGTCCGTGACCCCGGTGACGTACAACGCCGGCGGCGACACCGCGTACCTCACCGTCGTACCGGAGTCCTCGCCGCAGTCACGGCAGACCAGCGACCTCGTCGACCGGCTGCGCGACGACATCCTTCCGCGCGCCGAGACCGGCACGTCCCTCGACGTGCACGTCGGCGGCATGACGGCCGGCTACGACGACTTCGCCGAGGTGATCGTCGGCAAGCTGCCGCTGTTCGTCGGGGTCGTCATCGGCCTGGGCTGTCTGCTGCTCCTGCTCGCCTTCCGGTCCGTCGGCATACCGCTGAAGGCCGCCGCGATGAACGTGGCCGCCGTCGCCGCCGCCTTCGGTGTCGTCGTCGCGATCTTCCAGTGGGGCTGGGGCAGCGAGCTGCTGGGACTGGGCCGGGCGGGCCCGATCGAGCCGTTCCTCCCGGTCATCATGGTGTCCGTCCTCTTCGGCCTCTCCATGGACTACCAGGTCTTCCTGGTCAGCCGGATGTACGAGGAGTGGCTGGAGACCGGCGACAACCGGCGGGCCGTCCGGGTCGGCCTCGCCGAGACCAGCCGGGTGATCAACTCCGCCGCGGTCATCATGATCTCCGTCTTCCTCGCCTTCGTCCTCAGCGGCGACCGCGTGATCGCCATGTTCGGCATCGCCCTCGCCGCCGCCGTCGCCCTGGACGCCTTCGTCCTGCGCACCCTCCTCGTCCCCGCCCTGATGCATCTGCTCGGCGGCGCCAACTGGTGGCTGCCCCGCTGGCTCGACAAGCGCATGCCCCGCATCAGCATCGAGCCGCCCGAGTCCCGCGTCGCCCATGAGAGGCTCACCGACGTCGTGGCGGAACTTGAGAAGGAGCAGCAGGGCGATGTACGCGATACCGCTGGGTGA
- a CDS encoding NF041680 family putative transposase, producing MGVLSHFRVEFYDCLYTRADALFELTDAVLCSDGPVTSLVELTLTAEHRRGHGAMYDAVNHGWLEPRRLRRLLAATPLPRAADGRIVLAVDVSNWLRPDAPTSPELLFCHVYGRGRSADQFIPGWPYSFVAALATGRTSWTAVLDAIRLGPCDDATAVTAAQLREVVTRLVHAGQWQPGDADILVVMDTGYDVTRLAYVLADLPVELVGRLRSDRVMLRDAGPRRSSPRGGQPRKHGGVLTFSKPETWHTPDQATTCDTTRYGTAEALAWDRMHPRLQARGPWLDHCGELPLIHGTLIRLKVEHLPGDRDPKPVWMWSSRTGMTGQDVDLRWQAFLRRFDLEHTFRLFKQTLGWTVPKVRDPHTADLWTWLIIAAHTQLRLARPLAEDLRRPWERPSEPRRLTPARVRRGFRHLRVKTARPADVPRPSKPGPGRPPGSKNRRPAPRHEPGKTVKRIETLTEHVRLKQQRG from the coding sequence GTGGGCGTCCTGTCCCACTTTCGTGTCGAGTTCTACGACTGCCTCTACACCCGGGCGGATGCGCTCTTCGAGCTCACCGACGCGGTGCTGTGCTCGGACGGCCCGGTGACGTCGCTGGTCGAGTTGACGCTCACCGCCGAGCACCGGCGCGGGCACGGAGCGATGTACGACGCGGTCAACCACGGCTGGCTGGAACCGCGCCGCCTGCGCAGGCTGCTGGCCGCCACGCCGCTGCCACGCGCCGCCGACGGGCGGATCGTGCTCGCGGTGGACGTGAGCAACTGGCTGCGACCCGACGCCCCCACCAGCCCGGAGTTGCTGTTCTGCCACGTCTACGGGCGGGGCCGCAGCGCGGATCAGTTCATCCCCGGCTGGCCCTACTCCTTCGTCGCCGCCCTGGCGACGGGACGCACGTCATGGACGGCCGTGCTGGACGCGATCCGGCTGGGGCCGTGCGACGATGCCACCGCGGTGACCGCCGCCCAGCTGCGCGAGGTGGTCACCCGGCTGGTGCACGCCGGGCAGTGGCAGCCGGGCGACGCAGACATCCTCGTCGTGATGGACACCGGCTACGACGTCACCCGCCTCGCCTACGTCCTGGCCGACCTGCCCGTCGAACTGGTCGGCCGCCTACGCTCGGACCGCGTCATGCTCCGGGACGCCGGCCCACGCCGCTCCTCCCCGCGTGGCGGGCAGCCCCGCAAGCACGGCGGCGTCCTCACCTTCTCCAAGCCGGAGACCTGGCACACCCCCGACCAAGCCACGACCTGCGACACCACCCGCTACGGCACGGCCGAAGCCCTCGCCTGGGACCGGATGCACCCCCGATTGCAGGCCCGCGGCCCCTGGCTCGACCACTGCGGCGAACTCCCTCTGATCCACGGCACGTTGATCCGGCTGAAGGTCGAGCACCTACCTGGTGACCGCGACCCCAAGCCGGTATGGATGTGGTCCTCGCGCACCGGCATGACCGGCCAGGACGTCGACCTGCGCTGGCAGGCGTTCCTCCGCAGATTCGATCTTGAACATACCTTCCGGCTGTTCAAGCAGACCCTGGGCTGGACCGTCCCCAAGGTCCGCGATCCGCACACGGCCGACCTGTGGACCTGGCTGATCATCGCCGCCCACACCCAACTCCGCCTCGCCCGGCCCCTCGCCGAGGACCTCCGCCGCCCCTGGGAACGGCCCTCCGAGCCGCGCCGGCTCACCCCCGCCCGAGTCCGCCGAGGGTTCCGCCACCTCCGCGTGAAGACCGCCCGTCCCGCCGACGTGCCCAGACCCTCCAAGCCCGGACCCGGACGCCCACCCGGCTCGAAGAACCGCAGGCCAGCCCCACGTCACGAGCCTGGGAAGACCGTGAAACGAATCGAAACCCTCACCGAACACGTCCGCCTGAAACAGCAGCGAGGTTAA